A genome region from Streptomyces sp. NBC_01296 includes the following:
- a CDS encoding IS1182 family transposase, with product MRVRDELGELFADVEFAQAFGVRGRQGWSPGQLALVTVLQFAENLTDRAAAHRVRFGMDFKYALGLDLDDPGFDASVLSEFRARLVAHNLEERALDLLLGVLKSKGLVKAGGQQRTDSTRVLAAVRDLNRLELAGETLRTALEVVACAAPGWLSEVVPIPQWTERYGPRIDSWQLPSSQAKRTEMALAYGQDGFALLEAAHAAGAPVWLRELPAVQILRMVWVQNYTRTVTETGLEVQRRESQDLPPSRLRLTSPYDLDARYGLKQGSWWTGYKVHISETCDPEEEILPAVGGTALASGSGEAGPLRVITNIATTDATVTDAEMTESIHHMLAARDLLPAEHYLDSGYPSAELIVGMKEGFGVTLVTPVLLDSSPQARSGAGFGRTAFAIDWDNRQATCPRGHTSTWWSPAVQRGTKAIVVKFDKETCQPCPVRDKCTRAKNGGRTLSLRAREQQQVLDEARTQQTSQEWRAKYATRAGVEGTIHQAMAVTGMRRARYRGLKKTHLEHAFSAVALNLIRLDAWWNGRPLDRTRTSHLARLDQQDFNLTG from the coding sequence ATGCGGGTGCGCGACGAGCTCGGCGAGTTGTTCGCGGATGTCGAGTTCGCCCAGGCGTTCGGGGTACGAGGCCGGCAAGGGTGGTCGCCGGGGCAGCTGGCACTGGTGACGGTGCTGCAGTTCGCTGAAAACCTCACCGACCGGGCCGCGGCGCATCGGGTGCGGTTCGGGATGGACTTCAAGTACGCGCTGGGCCTGGACCTGGACGATCCAGGTTTCGACGCGTCGGTCCTGTCCGAGTTCCGCGCTCGTCTGGTGGCGCACAACCTGGAGGAACGGGCCTTGGACCTGCTGCTGGGCGTATTGAAGAGCAAGGGCCTGGTGAAGGCCGGCGGGCAGCAGCGGACGGACTCTACTCGCGTGCTCGCCGCGGTGCGCGACCTGAACCGCCTGGAGCTGGCCGGCGAAACCCTACGTACCGCCCTGGAGGTTGTGGCCTGCGCGGCACCCGGCTGGCTATCCGAGGTGGTACCGATCCCACAGTGGACAGAGCGGTACGGGCCGCGAATCGACTCCTGGCAGCTGCCTTCTTCCCAGGCCAAGCGCACCGAGATGGCACTGGCCTACGGCCAGGACGGCTTCGCGCTTCTGGAAGCTGCGCATGCCGCAGGCGCTCCGGTGTGGCTGCGAGAACTTCCCGCAGTGCAGATCCTGCGGATGGTGTGGGTGCAGAACTACACGCGAACGGTCACCGAGACCGGGCTGGAGGTGCAGCGGCGGGAGAGCCAGGATCTCCCGCCGAGCAGACTGCGTCTGACCTCACCGTATGACCTGGACGCGCGCTACGGCCTCAAACAGGGCTCATGGTGGACCGGCTACAAGGTTCACATCAGCGAGACCTGCGACCCGGAGGAGGAGATCCTCCCGGCTGTCGGCGGGACTGCTCTCGCCTCCGGATCGGGTGAGGCCGGCCCACTGCGCGTCATTACCAACATCGCGACCACCGACGCCACCGTGACCGACGCGGAGATGACCGAGTCGATCCACCACATGCTCGCCGCCCGCGACCTGTTGCCCGCCGAGCATTATCTGGACTCCGGCTACCCCTCCGCCGAGCTGATCGTCGGTATGAAGGAGGGCTTTGGCGTCACCCTGGTCACCCCGGTCCTGTTGGACAGCTCACCCCAGGCCCGCTCCGGTGCCGGCTTCGGTCGCACCGCCTTCGCCATCGACTGGGACAACCGGCAGGCCACCTGCCCGCGCGGACACACCAGCACCTGGTGGAGCCCCGCCGTCCAACGCGGTACCAAGGCCATCGTGGTCAAGTTCGACAAGGAGACCTGCCAGCCATGCCCGGTCCGAGACAAGTGCACGCGGGCCAAAAACGGCGGCCGCACACTCTCCCTGCGCGCCCGCGAGCAGCAACAGGTCCTCGATGAGGCCCGCACTCAGCAGACCAGTCAGGAATGGCGGGCCAAGTACGCCACCCGCGCTGGCGTCGAGGGCACCATCCACCAGGCCATGGCCGTCACCGGTATGAGACGCGCCCGCTACCGCGGCCTGAAGAAGACTCACCTGGAACACGCGTTCTCAGCGGTCGCGCTCAACCTCATCCGTCTCGACGCCTGGTGGAACGGCCGTCCCCTCGACCGAACCCGCACCAGCCACCTCGCCCGACTCGACCAGCAGGACTTCAACCTCACCGGTTGA